The nucleotide window GGGTACATCCTGATTAAAGTTGAGATCAAAGGCCTCTGGATCTTGCATCAAATACCAAATCCCTTCCAAGATGCTCGCGACCCAAACCATCTTGGCGATCGCTGGGATGGGGACGATCGACAGACTACCGTAGAGCAAGGCCCAACGCCATTGTCGGAGATAAATCTTATGCCCCGCTGTCAGCAATGGCAACATCGGAATTGCCGTGAAGGCAAAAGGTAACAGCCCGGCAAACGCCAGCACTGCCGCCATCCGTTGATTCCGGGGAGAAGTAAGCATCGAGCATCCCTGAAGTGAAATTCCTGCCTTGTCAAAGACACTCCTATCCTACTGTAGGGTTTGAATTTTCGGTCATTGATCTACAGCGATCGCCGCCACAGGATTGGGGGATTTCATTCCGAAAAATCAGTAGTTTTGCGATTGATTGTCTGGAAGTCGTGACAGGATTCCCTACCCTAGGATAGAAATCTCAGCAATTTCCGTTAATCCTCACGCTTCTATCCCGATGCGTTTTCTGTACTTGTGTAAGGAGGACTAGAGTGAACCGTTTCGTTCGTTCATGACTCAATTATGAATTTGTCTAGGGTATCGCTTGCACCTTACATTGCTCTACTGTAATGACAGACAAGTGTCGCGCTAGCGTGACATGCTTGATAGCCGATTACACGCATGTGCAGGCGAAAGACAGCTACGAGTCAGTTAAAAATTTCTGATCGTCATCGAGAACTAGCATTTCGGCGGGTTGTGATTAACCGCTGTACCTTGGGTTGACCGATATTGTTCTGGTCAATGGCTGAGTTGCTGGACTGAAATGTCGATTGTGTTTGGTCGGTGTGTTTCTCATTTATTTAAGTTTTGACTCAAGCGACGTGGATGAAGTTGTGCTAATTGGCCTGTTAGCTTCATCTTTGACGTCTGCTGATTGAGTTTTGCGTTTGTGCATCGGCGCAATGGCCGCTGTTTTAGCATCTCGATGTGAATGCCATGACGACTGTTGCCATTGTGTCTCGCTCGATTTGGTTAACCATTCCTTTACACCACTAGCTTTCCTGCTGGCATCTATGTCACAAACTACCTTCTCAAATGATTGGCTTGAACTTTTATCTGATCCCTATGCGGTGCTGGGACTGTCTTTAGCGGCGGACGATAAGTCGGCGATGAAGCACTATCGCAATTTGGCTAAGCAATTGCATCCTGATCGGTTTGCTCAAGCGGAACCGAAGCAGCAAGAATTTGCGGGACAATTGGTTGCGCGCTTGGTCAATCCGGCCTACGGCAAAATTAAGCAGAAGCGCGATCGCGCAGAATTGTTGGCGGTCTTGCGTTTACAAGTTCAGCAGCTTGAGCGATCGGGTGGCTTTTCGCCGACGAGTGAAGCGGCCCGCATTTTGCTACAGCAAGCGCCGACGGCGGCGGCGATGTTTTATGAGCAGCAGGTAGCACAGTTAGCTGAGCAGCAATACAGCTCATTTACGCAGTTTGGCAATATTACACATCAGTTGCACGAACTCAATTTGGTCTATTTGCAGCGCAAGTTGGGGTCAGCGGCGCAACCCGCGACGGTCCAACCGCTGGCGCAAACTCGGATGCCGGATGCGGCCCCCGCGGCCTCCCCTGCTCCAAGGACACCCGCGCCATCTGCGCCGGGAGCCGTGCCACCCCAACCCGCAGGACCGCAAGCCTCCCCCTCGACGCAACCCGATGCGGTTCCAGCGCCGGTCGCGGATACGATGAGTGCTGAGGACGCAGAGCGCACGATTAAGGAAGGCTATGCCCTGCGGCATTACGAACGCGCTCAGCAATATATCGAAAAAGGGGCTTACGATCGGGCCATTGAGGAAATGAAAGATGCCTTGCGTATGGTTTCCTACAAAAGTGAATATCATTCGCTGCTAAGCTACGCCTACTTCTTGCAGAATTTACCGGGGATGGCGGCAGTATACTGTCGCCAGGCGCTGAAACTGAATCCGGAAGACCTGCGAGCGCAGAAGTTAGCGAAAAAAATGAAGCTTGAGTCAAAGAAAGCCCCCGCATCCAAAAAAACGGCGACAACGGGGCAAAAGCGCCGGTTACTCAGTAACCTATTCCGACGTTAGGCCGGTGGTCGATTGCTGTTTGAAGCATGGTGGGAGGGGCCGGTGGTCGTTGGTTGATCAGAAATTCAGGGCAATTTTGAGTAGGGAAAGCCCTACATGGTTCACACTGAGCTTCTAGCGGTTCCTCGATTACCATGAGGAATATCGACGCCTGTCCAGCCACCTTTTGGGGAAGACCGTTGAATCTGTGCCGATCTTTGACATCACCTGGTTGTAGGAGATTGGCCAAAATCTCGATTCGCTGTTCAGCCTTGCGCTGTGTTCAAACCTTGAAGCGTGGATTCTTCATCCAAGACCAACTAATATGAGCTTTTTTGATTCAGAAATTGTCCAGAAAGAGGCAAAGAGTCTGTTTGATGACTACCAGTCGTTGATGCAAGTTGGATCAAACTATGGCAAGTTTGATCGCGAAGGCAAAATCATGTTTATCGAGCGCATGGAAACCATGATGGAGCGCTATCGCATTTTTATGAAGCGCTTTGAGCTATCGGATGACTTCTCGGCGCAAATGACGATCGAACAGCTCAAAACCCAACTGAGTCAAGCCGGTATGACTCCCCAGCAAATGTTTTCTCAAATGGAAATGACGCTGGAGCGGATGAAGGCGCAAATCGATGAGCCGAAGCAGCTAGGTAGCTAGTCGTGCTGCGTGATTGAGTCTGATACTCAAGTTATTTAAATCAAACATCGCGGGGGTAATTGACTAGATTGTCCCCCGCGATGTTTGATGATGAGAAAATTCTACCGTTGGTAAGACCTTCGCTTAGCCTCAACCTGATTTATTGAATGCCTATGGGCGGGTGAAATCATTCATTGGTCGGAACTTCTCAACCGGTTCATTCTTCAAGGCGTCAATCATAAATCGTCGCCAAATTGGGGCGACAGTACCACCGCCAGTGGCCCCGCGTCCCAGAGTCGTATAGTCGTCATTCCCAACCCAAACGGCAGTCGAGAGCTGTGGGGTAAATCCTGCAAACCAGACATCGCGCTCGGAAGATGTTGTACCCGTTTTACCGGCGGCGGGCCGACCGATCGCCGCATTCTTGGCTGTACCACGGGTAATCACGCCTTGCATCGAACTACTCAAGGCTGCCGTTGCCCATGGATCAAGTACGAGCCGTGGCTTGGGGCGGTTATCCCAAATCATATTGCCGCTGCTATCTGTGACTTGGACCACCATCGACGTATCAGAGTACCAACCATTGCTAGCGAAGGCGGCATAGGCGCCCGCCATTTCCATGGGGGTCAAATC belongs to Romeriopsis navalis LEGE 11480 and includes:
- a CDS encoding SHOCT domain-containing protein is translated as MLTSPRNQRMAAVLAFAGLLPFAFTAIPMLPLLTAGHKIYLRQWRWALLYGSLSIVPIPAIAKMVWVASILEGIWYLMQDPEAFDLNFNQDVPADQLAMQTAVAGPINKVLNVTDAVRELDQLRQDGLISEYEFEQKRRRLIDRIG
- a CDS encoding J domain-containing protein, whose protein sequence is MSQTTFSNDWLELLSDPYAVLGLSLAADDKSAMKHYRNLAKQLHPDRFAQAEPKQQEFAGQLVARLVNPAYGKIKQKRDRAELLAVLRLQVQQLERSGGFSPTSEAARILLQQAPTAAAMFYEQQVAQLAEQQYSSFTQFGNITHQLHELNLVYLQRKLGSAAQPATVQPLAQTRMPDAAPAASPAPRTPAPSAPGAVPPQPAGPQASPSTQPDAVPAPVADTMSAEDAERTIKEGYALRHYERAQQYIEKGAYDRAIEEMKDALRMVSYKSEYHSLLSYAYFLQNLPGMAAVYCRQALKLNPEDLRAQKLAKKMKLESKKAPASKKTATTGQKRRLLSNLFRR
- a CDS encoding DUF1825 family protein codes for the protein MSFFDSEIVQKEAKSLFDDYQSLMQVGSNYGKFDREGKIMFIERMETMMERYRIFMKRFELSDDFSAQMTIEQLKTQLSQAGMTPQQMFSQMEMTLERMKAQIDEPKQLGS